The window ACGCGGGCGCCACACCGAGTGCGAGACCACGAGGTCACGGCGGTTGCCGCTCACCGTCGTGCCGATGGGGCGGGTATGCGGCACGGGCATGGCGATCGAATGCACCCAGTGCAGTCCGGATGCCTCGTACTCCGCGGCGAGGTCGAGCACGGTCTCGGCGAAGGCGTTCCACGCGAAGTCCGGTTCGTAGCCCGCGAGGAGGAGGAACGGGCGACCGAGGGCGTCCGTCGCGAGCGAGAGCTCCAGCCGAGGCGGCCGGAACTCGGTGAGGTGGTCCTGATCGAAGGAGATCACCGGACGGCGGGCCCGGTAGTCGAGGAGCACATCGTTGTCGAAGATCACGAGCGGCTGCGGAGATGTGGACTCGCGGAGGTGGTCGATCAGTCCGGACACCGCGCTCCCGGCATCCGTGAAGCCGGTCAGGAGCACGACGAGGGGCAGTCCGTGCGGCACCGTCGGCGCGTTCGCGACGCGTTCGTGGATCTCTCCGGAGAAGGGCATGACTCCATGCTACGAGCAGGTCCCGACGAGGGGCCCCGGGCCGTCTCGCTGAGAGCGAACACGCGGGGGCACGCGGGGCCGCCCGGTCGCAGAGGTCCTCCTAGGATGGAGAGCATGACGCTTCCCGTGCTCTCGCACACCACCGATCAGTTCCCCGGAAGCGCTGCCGATGCCGCAGTGCTCGTCGTTCCCGATCTCTCGGATTCGGCCGAGTCGCTGGAGGCCTACCCCGGCCTCGCCGAGGTCCTCGAAGGCATCGGGTTCACCGGTGCCGCCGGATCGTTCGCCCGCGTGTACGCGCCCGACGTCTCCACCCTGCCGTTCGCCGTCGTCGGTGCCGGGAAGAGCATCGACGACGCCGCGATCCGCAGCGCCGCCGGTGTCGCCCTCCGCTCGCTGACCGGGTTCCCGCACGTCGCGCTCGGGCTCGCCTCCGGCCTCGACGGCCACGCCGCCGCCGCCGCCGAGGGGGCCGTGCTCGGCGGTCACCGCTTCGACGGCTACCACACCGAGAAGGGCAAGGCGCGCGCCGAACGGATCACCGTCCACGCGGACCTCGACGACGAGACGATCACCCGAGCGCAGACCCTGGGCGAAGCCGTCGCGCTGATCAAGGATCTGGTGAACGTCCCCGCGGAGTGGCAGAGCCCCGCGCAGCTCGCGCAGAGCGCGGCCGACAGCGTCGCCGAGCTCGATGTCACCGTCGACATCTTCGACGAGGCCGCGCTGGCGGAGCAGGGCTTCGGCGGAATCCTCGGGGTCGGGCAGGGGTCCGACCGGCCGCCGCGTCTGGTCCGCCTCGACTACTCCCCCGCAGACGCCGTGCGGCACCTCGCCCTGGTCGGCAAGGGCATCACGTTCGACACCGGTGGCCTCTCCCTCAAGCCGGCCGCCTCGATGGTGGGCATGAAGTTCGACATGGCCGGGGCCGCGACGTCCCTGGCCGCCCTTCGCGCCATCGCCCGGCTCGGGCTCCCGGTGCGCGTCAC of the Microbacterium sufflavum genome contains:
- a CDS encoding proteasome assembly chaperone family protein — protein: MPFSGEIHERVANAPTVPHGLPLVVLLTGFTDAGSAVSGLIDHLRESTSPQPLVIFDNDVLLDYRARRPVISFDQDHLTEFRPPRLELSLATDALGRPFLLLAGYEPDFAWNAFAETVLDLAAEYEASGLHWVHSIAMPVPHTRPIGTTVSGNRRDLVVSHSVWRPRTQVPATAGHLLEFRFAERGERVVGFVLLVPHYLAETENPDAVSAAAEKLMASTGLVLMLDAVRERREDYIARVDEQVAANDELQQMVHNLERRYDAYMAGRDPEDDSYDEGGFSERDLPSADELAAELERYLATRPSGDEDKPGRG
- a CDS encoding leucyl aminopeptidase, translating into MTLPVLSHTTDQFPGSAADAAVLVVPDLSDSAESLEAYPGLAEVLEGIGFTGAAGSFARVYAPDVSTLPFAVVGAGKSIDDAAIRSAAGVALRSLTGFPHVALGLASGLDGHAAAAAEGAVLGGHRFDGYHTEKGKARAERITVHADLDDETITRAQTLGEAVALIKDLVNVPAEWQSPAQLAQSAADSVAELDVTVDIFDEAALAEQGFGGILGVGQGSDRPPRLVRLDYSPADAVRHLALVGKGITFDTGGLSLKPAASMVGMKFDMAGAATSLAALRAIARLGLPVRVTAWLCITDNMPSGRALRPGDVIRILDGTTVEVQNTDAEGRLVLADGLVAASREHPDVIIDVATLTGAIVAALGHRHTGVFGDDETVTRFLAAAEQTGEPAWHMPLPSYMEESLESPIADLQNANMGDRMGGASFAGLFLRRFVGPVSDAEDAARIPWVHLDIAGSGEHAGAPYGFTEKGPTGAMVRSIVAFAEAASHTEA